A region from the Vibrio navarrensis genome encodes:
- a CDS encoding CheR family methyltransferase — translation MESVTDLSNEQLEIQLLLEAIYRKYGYDFREYSLAHTKRRLEYRRAIEGMSNYSQMQHKVINDARFFDQMLLDLSINVTEMFRDPWFYKKVRELIIPHLQTYPFVKIWHAGCSAGQEVYSMGIMLEEEGMKDRAQIYATDFNEAILEKAKKGIYPMDLVRQYTANYQAAGGNASFSDYYIADYDSVIMKLALRDKMLFTPHNLATDGVFGEMNVIFCRNVLIYFNRELQNRVFKLFYDSLVPGGFLCLGSKESLRFSDIADKFDLVSEKEKIYRKKRIR, via the coding sequence ATGGAAAGCGTGACTGATCTTTCAAACGAACAATTAGAAATTCAACTGCTGTTGGAAGCGATCTATCGCAAATATGGCTATGACTTTCGCGAATATTCGCTCGCTCATACCAAGCGACGACTCGAATATCGACGTGCGATTGAAGGCATGTCGAACTATTCGCAAATGCAGCACAAAGTCATCAACGACGCGCGTTTTTTTGATCAAATGCTGCTCGATCTCTCCATCAACGTCACGGAAATGTTCCGCGACCCTTGGTTCTACAAAAAGGTTCGTGAGCTGATTATTCCTCATTTGCAGACCTATCCGTTTGTCAAAATTTGGCATGCGGGCTGTTCAGCAGGTCAAGAAGTCTACTCGATGGGCATCATGCTGGAAGAAGAAGGGATGAAAGATCGTGCGCAAATTTACGCGACCGATTTCAACGAAGCCATTTTGGAAAAAGCCAAAAAAGGCATCTATCCGATGGACTTGGTCCGCCAATACACCGCCAACTACCAAGCAGCGGGGGGCAACGCATCTTTCTCTGACTACTACATTGCCGACTACGACAGTGTGATCATGAAACTCGCGCTGCGCGATAAAATGTTGTTCACCCCACACAACTTAGCCACCGACGGTGTGTTTGGTGAAATGAATGTGATTTTTTGTCGTAACGTATTGATTTATTTCAACAGAGAGCTGCAAAACCGCGTGTTTAAACTTTTCTACGACAGCTTAGTACCGGGCGGTTTTCTCTGCCTCGGCTCGAAAGAATCGCTGCGTTTTTCTGATATCGCGGACAAGTTTGATTTGGTCTCAGAAAAAGAAAAGATTTATCGCAAGAAACGGATTAGGTGA
- a CDS encoding response regulator yields the protein MIKFADIRIRPKLIALLITFGILPMVCVTIFSGRMAGDALIDKSFEELQAIQSLRSTAIDTFFSKRLLDISMFASTSEMLDFSQKLSESVTTASQSQLEETLRHFVESYGYRDLFILSPQNGKILYALRDKSRIRTINLSYESSDPALARLWAKELSHPRALFTDFAKSKAADNQYVAYFSAPILDQEGKLIAIVAVQVMPELVTEIVNSRVGMGETGESYIIGLEHATDTFSLRSDLVTMGNGLYVVGYRLSSGEPDYWRDAQSAGERGGQGIYIDSLGLPVLVTFDKLSIPGHDWYLISKINQDEVTTSVYHVYQILLAVGVALFVIVCFIAIKFSSSVTQPLLESMGFAQRIAEGDLESALTIDRKDELGELSRSLNNMASQLRDLDWLKSGKEMLDNEIRGDLSLDLLSDKFIAFFTKHMNAQLGALYLFENDRLELHASYAFSDRHGNFNQLKLGEGMVGQAALERQVIAFNHLQHNVPSYNFAAGETIPSHFLAIPLAVDEQLIGVVMLGSNQAYSSIQRRFVDEIVSNLAIVFNATKARLVINSLLLETQQQKESLSKANEELEQQTQALRASEEELQAQQEELRVTNEELQEQTKVLKESEAELQAQQEELRVTNEELEERTKALEQQQNEMKEKNEALREAQQVVEEKAKELEIASKYKSEFLANMSHELRTPLNSILILSQLFANNKDGNLTDKQIESAKAINSSGSDLLSLINEILDLSKVEAGKIDLHIEDVSLASIEQDLLRLYKEIADDKGLDFQVICAGNLPASLESDSQRLQQILRNLLTNAFKFTHEGAVTLNMAHPSQELAKLLNKPREELIAFSVRDDGIGIKQDQQVAIFQAFQQADGSTSRKYGGTGLGLSISKELAHLLGGRIHLKSEEGKGSTFTVVFPLKYTEKARNEMESLPQISLAPLEITERDAPVEAQEHAVVSTPAPQPPISVEKAEPVLSASDSYVEDDRQSIVAEDRTLLIIEDDRAFAGVMRDFGRERGFKCIVAETGESGLHFAQYYNPSAIILDIGLPGIDGWTVMERLKENPETRHIPVHFMSANDANLDALRMGAIGYLTKPVDMKKLEKAFGNIEEIISKPVKRLLVVEDDAIQQESIRQLIGEDDVHIVTVPTGEKALSELESARYDCMVLDLGLEDMTGFELLERIRRSETAARVPIIVYTGRELSKEEEKELNRYAESIIIKGVKSPERLLDESALFLHRVEANLPREQQGMLRAVHNKESVLIGKKVLLVDDDMRNVFALSSILEDKGMDIVIARDGLESLDKLKENPDIDVVLMDIMMPRMDGYEAMEEIRKQKVYEKLPVIALTAKAMKGDRSKCIEAGASDYLAKPVNTDKLLSMLRVWLY from the coding sequence ATGATAAAGTTCGCGGACATTCGTATTCGTCCCAAGTTAATTGCCCTTTTAATCACGTTTGGCATTTTGCCTATGGTATGCGTAACGATTTTCAGTGGACGCATGGCAGGTGATGCGTTAATCGACAAATCGTTTGAAGAGCTACAGGCCATTCAATCGCTACGTTCCACCGCGATTGACACCTTTTTTAGCAAGCGACTGCTTGATATCAGTATGTTTGCTTCCACATCGGAAATGCTCGATTTTAGCCAGAAACTCAGTGAGTCCGTGACCACTGCATCGCAAAGTCAACTCGAAGAAACATTGCGGCACTTCGTCGAATCTTATGGCTATCGCGATCTGTTTATCCTTTCGCCGCAAAACGGGAAAATCCTCTACGCTTTGCGAGACAAGAGCCGTATCCGCACCATCAATCTCAGCTATGAGTCGAGCGATCCGGCCCTCGCCCGACTTTGGGCCAAAGAGCTGAGCCACCCGCGTGCACTTTTTACCGACTTTGCCAAAAGCAAGGCCGCGGATAATCAGTACGTCGCTTACTTTTCTGCGCCGATTTTGGACCAAGAAGGCAAGTTGATTGCCATTGTCGCCGTGCAAGTGATGCCGGAATTGGTAACCGAAATCGTCAATTCCCGTGTCGGCATGGGAGAAACAGGCGAGTCCTATATTATTGGTCTTGAACACGCGACGGATACATTCTCGCTGCGCTCAGATCTGGTTACGATGGGCAACGGCCTATATGTGGTTGGCTACAGACTCAGCAGTGGTGAGCCCGATTACTGGCGCGATGCGCAATCGGCGGGCGAGCGCGGCGGGCAAGGCATTTATATCGATAGCCTTGGCCTTCCGGTTCTGGTTACCTTCGATAAGTTGAGCATCCCTGGGCACGACTGGTATCTGATCTCCAAAATCAACCAAGACGAAGTCACCACTTCGGTTTATCACGTGTACCAGATCCTGCTGGCAGTCGGCGTGGCTTTGTTTGTTATCGTCTGCTTTATTGCTATCAAGTTTTCCTCGTCGGTTACTCAGCCTTTGCTCGAAAGCATGGGGTTTGCTCAGCGCATTGCCGAGGGCGACTTAGAGTCCGCGTTAACCATTGACCGCAAAGACGAGCTCGGCGAATTAAGCCGTTCACTCAACAATATGGCTTCGCAACTGCGCGACTTAGACTGGCTGAAATCTGGCAAAGAGATGTTGGACAATGAAATCCGTGGCGATCTCAGCCTCGATCTGTTGTCAGACAAGTTTATTGCTTTTTTTACCAAACACATGAATGCCCAGTTGGGCGCGCTCTATCTGTTTGAAAACGACCGATTGGAGCTGCACGCCTCCTATGCGTTTTCCGATCGCCATGGCAATTTCAATCAACTCAAACTCGGCGAAGGCATGGTCGGTCAAGCGGCACTCGAGCGCCAAGTGATCGCCTTTAACCATCTGCAACACAATGTGCCGAGCTACAATTTTGCCGCTGGGGAAACTATTCCAAGTCATTTTCTCGCCATCCCATTAGCGGTTGATGAACAGTTAATTGGCGTCGTGATGCTCGGTTCAAACCAAGCCTACAGCTCGATTCAACGCCGCTTTGTCGATGAGATCGTCAGCAATCTCGCCATTGTGTTTAACGCCACCAAAGCGCGTTTGGTGATTAACTCACTGCTACTGGAAACGCAGCAGCAGAAAGAGAGCCTAAGCAAAGCGAACGAAGAGTTGGAACAGCAGACTCAAGCGCTGCGCGCCTCGGAAGAGGAGTTGCAGGCGCAGCAGGAAGAGCTGCGCGTCACCAACGAAGAACTGCAAGAGCAAACCAAAGTGCTCAAAGAATCGGAAGCCGAGCTGCAAGCCCAGCAAGAAGAGCTACGCGTCACCAACGAAGAGTTGGAAGAGCGAACCAAAGCGCTTGAGCAGCAGCAAAACGAGATGAAAGAGAAAAATGAGGCGCTGCGAGAGGCGCAGCAAGTGGTGGAAGAAAAAGCCAAAGAGTTGGAAATCGCCAGCAAGTACAAGTCTGAGTTCTTGGCGAACATGTCGCACGAACTGCGCACACCGCTTAACAGTATTTTGATCCTCTCGCAGTTGTTCGCCAACAACAAAGACGGCAACTTAACCGACAAACAGATCGAATCGGCTAAGGCAATCAACTCATCGGGTTCTGATCTGCTCTCTTTGATTAACGAAATTCTCGATCTTTCCAAAGTTGAAGCTGGGAAAATCGACTTGCATATTGAGGATGTATCGCTTGCCAGCATAGAGCAGGATTTGTTGCGCCTGTACAAAGAGATAGCCGACGACAAAGGGCTCGATTTCCAAGTCATCTGTGCCGGCAACTTGCCCGCGAGCCTTGAGAGTGACTCGCAGCGACTGCAGCAAATTCTGCGCAATCTACTCACCAACGCATTCAAATTCACCCATGAAGGTGCCGTGACGCTGAACATGGCTCATCCGTCACAAGAGCTGGCAAAACTGCTCAACAAGCCACGTGAAGAGTTAATCGCATTCTCAGTACGCGATGACGGCATCGGCATTAAGCAAGATCAGCAAGTGGCGATTTTCCAAGCCTTCCAGCAAGCCGATGGCAGCACCAGCCGTAAATATGGCGGCACAGGGCTCGGCTTGTCTATCTCCAAAGAGCTGGCCCATTTGCTCGGCGGTCGTATTCATCTTAAGAGTGAAGAAGGAAAAGGCAGCACCTTTACCGTGGTGTTCCCGTTGAAATACACCGAAAAGGCACGTAATGAGATGGAAAGCTTGCCGCAGATTAGCCTCGCGCCACTGGAAATCACCGAACGCGATGCGCCAGTAGAAGCGCAAGAACATGCGGTGGTATCCACACCCGCGCCGCAACCGCCCATAAGTGTCGAGAAAGCAGAACCCGTTCTCAGCGCCAGTGACAGTTATGTGGAAGACGACCGACAATCGATTGTCGCCGAAGATCGCACCTTGTTGATCATTGAAGATGATCGCGCGTTTGCTGGTGTCATGCGTGATTTTGGCCGTGAGCGAGGCTTTAAATGCATTGTCGCCGAAACAGGTGAAAGCGGCTTGCACTTTGCTCAATACTACAACCCGAGCGCCATCATTTTGGACATTGGCTTGCCCGGCATCGACGGTTGGACCGTGATGGAGCGTCTCAAAGAGAACCCAGAAACGCGCCACATTCCAGTACATTTCATGTCGGCCAACGACGCCAATTTGGATGCGCTACGTATGGGCGCGATTGGCTACCTCACCAAACCGGTCGATATGAAAAAACTCGAGAAGGCGTTTGGCAATATTGAAGAGATTATCTCCAAACCCGTGAAGCGCCTTCTGGTGGTGGAAGACGATGCCATACAACAAGAGAGCATTCGCCAACTGATTGGCGAAGATGACGTGCATATTGTTACCGTGCCAACGGGCGAGAAAGCGTTGAGTGAGTTGGAGTCGGCACGTTATGACTGCATGGTGCTGGATTTGGGCCTTGAGGATATGACCGGTTTTGAGCTACTGGAGCGTATTCGCCGCAGCGAAACAGCGGCGCGCGTCCCCATTATTGTGTATACCGGGCGCGAGTTGAGCAAAGAAGAAGAGAAAGAGTTAAACCGCTACGCCGAGAGCATCATCATCAAGGGGGTCAAATCTCCTGAGCGCTTGCTGGATGAATCCGCGCTCTTCCTTCACCGCGTGGAAGCCAACCTGCCGAGAGAACAGCAAGGTATGTTGCGCGCAGTGCACAATAAAGAATCGGTTCTGATCGGCAAAAAAGTTTTGCTGGTTGACGACGATATGCGTAATGTGTTTGCTCTCTCCAGCATTTTAGAAGACAAAGGCATGGATATTGTCATTGCCCGAGATGGTTTGGAGAGCCTAGATAAGTTAAAAGAAAACCCGGATATTGATGTCGTATTAATGGACATCATGATGCCAAGGATGGATGGTTACGAAGCCATGGAAGAGATTCGTAAACAAAAAGTTTACGAAAAGCTGCCAGTGATCGCGCTGACGGCAAAGGCGATGAAGGGCGATAGAAGTAAGTGTATTGAAGCAGGTGCGAGCGATTATCTCGCCAAGCCAGTCAATACCGATAAGTTATTGTCAATGTTGCGAGTATGGTTGTACTGA
- a CDS encoding MaoC family dehydratase: MKVTNLFRDKVDAWSAHHTEFMNWMSPTLRDYWGDFLEKAQGSFLFSKVRDHQQPAVNEEVSIPEPIVLNAEAQRLYDELQGKIGQVIHVGDWIHVDQQRINQFGLVTEDMQWIHTDPQRAATESPFKTTIAHGFLTLALLPKLTDSVDADKPLFPTAKMVVNIGLNQVRFPYPVKAGNNLRASSVLTKVTPVKKGLEIEREIKVEIEGVRRPAAVVVSVIQLHF, translated from the coding sequence ATGAAAGTCACAAATCTTTTTAGAGACAAAGTTGATGCATGGTCTGCACATCATACTGAGTTTATGAATTGGATGTCCCCGACGCTACGCGATTATTGGGGTGACTTTTTGGAAAAAGCACAAGGAAGCTTTCTTTTTTCAAAAGTGCGCGACCATCAGCAGCCTGCGGTAAACGAGGAAGTTTCTATACCGGAACCGATTGTTTTAAATGCAGAAGCGCAAAGACTCTACGATGAATTGCAAGGAAAAATTGGTCAGGTGATCCACGTTGGCGACTGGATTCATGTTGATCAACAGCGTATCAACCAATTTGGTTTAGTTACTGAAGACATGCAATGGATCCATACCGATCCTCAGCGCGCGGCCACTGAATCGCCATTCAAAACCACCATTGCACACGGATTTCTGACGTTGGCGCTATTGCCCAAGTTGACCGATTCGGTGGATGCGGATAAACCGCTGTTTCCGACGGCGAAAATGGTGGTGAACATTGGTCTTAACCAAGTGCGTTTTCCTTATCCAGTCAAAGCGGGTAACAATTTACGTGCTTCAAGCGTGTTGACTAAAGTGACACCGGTCAAAAAAGGTCTTGAAATTGAACGCGAAATCAAAGTCGAGATCGAAGGGGTGCGCCGACCCGCAGCGGTAGTAGTCTCGGTTATTCAATTGCATTTCTAA
- a CDS encoding methyl-accepting chemotaxis protein — translation MSVSLSKSAHETVLSEQDQLVSTTDLKGVITYSNEAFCRVAEYQQHELLGQNHNIVRHTDMPKAAFGDMWKNLKQGRAWRGIVKNRTKSGGYYWVDAYVTPIYDNGVMCGYQSVRVKPKREWVNIAAKAYQSLLSAEKNGRTWSLQLSDSIRYAILLGSVSAPMLAHALHAEGLLAWLANLLPAAALGLLFRQELIDTPSQLKKLQSKFDSVSRLIYSGNTPFSVADFHLKMASARIRTILGRMTDSARPLQNLADELSATTEEVSQALGQQATDIRQVRDAADSMEQAANAVFDSTRNAHGLIDETVQSCAQTKATIEHTQQNLNRLSSQAEKATQTTYQLSEQAERVSKLMEEIGGIAEQTNLLALNAAIEAARAGEQGRGFAVVADEVRALSGRTSKATLQIKSSIDDMLGTIQGWQSDIISNREQTEACSQSASQSAVRLAEVEQLMQSMDSLMEDVADSANKQLTLSRDVNQHIHSIASAAEQNLAATRIVEENSLKLKDQVNEFYQLAERFQER, via the coding sequence ATGTCAGTCAGTCTTTCGAAATCAGCTCATGAGACAGTGCTAAGTGAACAAGATCAGCTTGTTTCTACTACCGATCTTAAAGGGGTCATTACCTACAGCAATGAGGCATTTTGCCGCGTTGCGGAATATCAGCAACATGAGTTGCTAGGGCAAAACCACAATATCGTTCGTCATACGGACATGCCGAAGGCCGCGTTCGGTGATATGTGGAAAAATCTCAAGCAGGGTAGAGCTTGGCGTGGCATCGTTAAAAATCGCACTAAATCTGGCGGTTACTACTGGGTTGATGCCTATGTCACCCCAATTTACGACAATGGCGTTATGTGTGGTTATCAATCGGTGCGTGTTAAGCCAAAACGTGAGTGGGTTAATATTGCCGCCAAAGCGTATCAATCGTTGCTCAGTGCGGAAAAAAATGGCCGGACGTGGTCATTACAACTGAGTGACAGCATACGCTACGCAATTCTTTTAGGGTCAGTGTCCGCGCCGATGCTCGCCCATGCATTGCATGCTGAAGGCCTATTGGCTTGGTTGGCGAACCTGCTTCCGGCAGCGGCGCTGGGATTACTGTTTCGTCAAGAGTTGATCGACACGCCGAGCCAACTAAAAAAGTTACAATCCAAGTTTGATAGTGTGAGCCGTTTGATCTATTCCGGTAACACGCCGTTTTCTGTCGCCGATTTCCATTTAAAAATGGCCTCTGCGCGAATTCGAACCATTTTGGGCCGAATGACCGACTCCGCTCGCCCGCTGCAAAACTTGGCCGATGAGTTGAGCGCGACGACGGAAGAAGTTTCTCAAGCGCTTGGCCAGCAAGCGACGGACATTCGTCAAGTGCGTGATGCCGCGGATTCGATGGAGCAAGCCGCCAATGCGGTGTTCGATAGCACTCGTAATGCGCACGGCTTGATAGATGAAACGGTGCAAAGTTGTGCGCAAACCAAAGCAACCATTGAGCACACGCAGCAAAATTTGAATCGCTTGAGTAGCCAAGCAGAAAAAGCGACCCAGACCACTTATCAACTCAGTGAGCAAGCGGAAAGAGTGAGCAAACTGATGGAAGAGATCGGGGGAATTGCAGAGCAGACCAACTTGTTGGCTTTAAACGCGGCGATTGAAGCGGCGCGGGCAGGCGAGCAGGGACGTGGTTTTGCCGTTGTGGCCGACGAAGTGCGAGCACTATCCGGGCGTACATCGAAAGCGACATTGCAGATCAAATCCAGCATTGATGACATGCTGGGCACGATTCAGGGCTGGCAAAGCGATATTATTAGCAACCGCGAGCAGACCGAAGCGTGCTCTCAAAGTGCCTCGCAAAGCGCCGTGCGGCTGGCGGAAGTTGAACAATTGATGCAAAGCATGGACAGCTTGATGGAAGATGTGGCCGATTCGGCCAATAAGCAACTCACGCTGTCGCGCGATGTTAATCAGCACATTCACTCTATCGCATCCGCAGCCGAGCAAAACTTGGCGGCCACGCGCATCGTGGAAGAAAATAGCCTGAAACTCAAAGATCAAGTAAACGAGTTTTATCAACTAGCTGAGCGTTTTCAAGAGCGATAG
- a CDS encoding bifunctional diguanylate cyclase/phosphodiesterase, whose amino-acid sequence MSLNWAFFQESLSRRFIFITLLLLIAVQAISLTLVNITVDKHVREEIRQSLEVSKRVWNQLLAQSNSMLQESAEVLASDFGFRSAVATQDQSTIASALLNNAQRINASIAILIDANWQLKAASSEAILLDDPSVYKEIIQRFDKQKPFQLMMYSGKPTQFVLAPVRAPRVIGYVLLGFDIDQERILQASQLAGIEIALLSSSTGAQTINVVASSEAIADYFRSQNSTMAQDEHSLQDIVINQEVFISGVISEQTSTQHWVHVVFLESLPKASEKFDQLSTQYLTVSGVGIIIFTLAIFALSHRTIKPLITLTEATAELEKGNFSSEIEGTDRPDEIGQLARGFDKMRSSIEEQRETITQLAYFDPLTRLPNRLNFKQKLSEAMASNTFRQISVITLNLDRFKQVNDVLGYEVGDRVLKTVAERLSDASRTSRTMTAHVSGDEFSVMLDTSQQLPFEAAQHLKHSLDDAFEIDGTQIDLSVSIGIASWPTDAADPDSLIHASQIAMYAAKSKKEQIVVYSQALVTAAPQNLSLLSELRRAVRENELRVFLQAKVDTRSAVVSAAEALIRWQHPSKGMIAPYQFVPFAEQTGFVREITKWVIREVISQWHHVQPRQGQMIISINLSTWDLMTGQLPAFLDSQLNEFKVPAEGICLEITESAIMEDPKIAQQTLNELADMGFHLSIDDFGTGYSSLGYLKQLPVNELKVDKSFVLNMIENNNDRIIVNSTIELAHNLGLRVVAEGVETRELFDALALLQCDEAQGYYINKPMPMEEFVAWRDEWCAQHT is encoded by the coding sequence GTGAGTCTAAACTGGGCATTTTTCCAAGAGAGTCTATCCAGGCGCTTTATTTTTATCACTTTGTTACTGCTGATTGCTGTGCAGGCCATCAGCCTTACTTTGGTTAATATAACCGTGGACAAACATGTTCGCGAGGAAATCAGACAGTCATTAGAAGTATCAAAACGCGTTTGGAATCAATTGCTGGCACAATCTAATTCCATGTTACAAGAGAGTGCAGAAGTGCTCGCTTCCGACTTCGGTTTTCGCTCTGCCGTCGCCACGCAAGATCAAAGCACCATTGCCTCCGCGCTGTTAAATAACGCCCAGCGCATCAACGCTTCCATCGCTATTTTGATTGATGCCAACTGGCAGCTCAAAGCCGCTTCATCCGAAGCTATCTTGCTTGACGACCCTTCGGTATACAAAGAGATTATCCAACGTTTTGACAAGCAAAAGCCCTTTCAGCTGATGATGTACAGCGGCAAACCGACCCAGTTTGTACTGGCTCCGGTACGTGCTCCGCGAGTGATCGGCTACGTTTTGTTGGGCTTCGATATTGACCAAGAACGCATCTTACAAGCTAGCCAACTGGCGGGGATTGAAATTGCCCTTCTCTCTTCATCAACAGGGGCACAAACCATCAATGTCGTCGCCAGTTCAGAGGCCATTGCTGACTATTTTCGTTCGCAAAACAGCACCATGGCACAAGACGAACACTCACTTCAGGATATAGTGATCAATCAAGAAGTTTTCATCAGTGGGGTAATCAGCGAACAGACCTCGACGCAACATTGGGTTCACGTGGTTTTCCTTGAATCTTTGCCAAAAGCCAGCGAGAAATTTGACCAACTTTCCACTCAATATCTGACGGTGAGTGGTGTTGGCATTATTATCTTCACTTTAGCCATTTTCGCCTTGTCTCACCGAACCATAAAGCCGCTAATTACCCTCACAGAAGCAACCGCTGAGCTAGAGAAAGGTAATTTCTCCTCTGAGATTGAGGGAACGGATCGCCCTGATGAGATCGGCCAACTCGCGCGGGGATTCGATAAAATGCGCAGTAGCATTGAGGAACAGAGAGAAACCATCACTCAACTGGCTTACTTCGATCCTCTGACCAGATTACCAAACCGTCTCAATTTTAAACAAAAGCTCAGCGAAGCAATGGCATCTAACACGTTTAGGCAAATTTCCGTTATTACGCTCAACCTCGATCGCTTTAAGCAAGTGAATGATGTTCTGGGCTATGAGGTCGGTGATCGGGTACTCAAAACCGTTGCCGAGCGTTTAAGTGATGCTTCACGTACGTCCCGAACCATGACGGCTCATGTAAGTGGTGATGAGTTTTCCGTGATGCTGGATACCTCCCAACAATTGCCTTTTGAGGCCGCTCAGCACCTTAAACACAGTTTGGATGATGCGTTTGAAATCGACGGAACGCAGATTGATCTCAGTGTCTCAATTGGCATTGCTTCTTGGCCAACAGACGCTGCCGATCCCGACTCGCTGATTCACGCCTCACAAATTGCCATGTACGCAGCGAAATCCAAAAAAGAGCAGATCGTGGTTTACAGCCAAGCCTTGGTGACGGCGGCTCCACAAAACTTATCACTGCTTTCTGAGTTGCGCCGAGCAGTGCGAGAAAATGAACTGCGAGTTTTCTTACAAGCCAAAGTGGACACAAGATCCGCGGTGGTTTCTGCCGCTGAAGCTTTGATCCGTTGGCAGCATCCCAGTAAAGGTATGATCGCACCCTATCAGTTTGTTCCTTTTGCAGAACAGACCGGTTTTGTGCGTGAAATTACTAAGTGGGTGATTAGAGAGGTCATTAGCCAGTGGCATCACGTGCAACCTCGGCAAGGACAGATGATCATCTCGATTAACTTGTCGACTTGGGATCTCATGACAGGTCAGCTACCTGCTTTTCTTGATTCACAGTTGAACGAATTCAAGGTACCAGCTGAGGGTATCTGTTTAGAAATTACCGAAAGCGCCATCATGGAAGATCCGAAGATTGCCCAACAAACCTTAAATGAACTCGCCGACATGGGCTTTCACCTTTCCATCGACGATTTTGGTACAGGATATTCGTCACTCGGCTATCTAAAACAGCTACCAGTCAATGAGCTTAAAGTCGATAAATCTTTTGTCCTCAATATGATAGAGAACAACAACGACAGAATTATCGTCAATTCCACCATTGAACTGGCGCACAATTTAGGGTTGCGTGTTGTCGCAGAAGGGGTGGAAACCCGCGAACTGTTTGATGCACTTGCGTTACTGCAATGCGATGAAGCACAAGGTTATTACATCAACAAACCGATGCCGATGGAGGAGTTTGTTGCTTGGCGTGACGAGTGGTGCGCTCAGCATACTTAA
- a CDS encoding methylamine utilization protein, producing the protein MYKRQWWLSLLCFAVGVAQAAEIRVEVQNATGEPLENAVVFLKSERLKSQLKPLSNIEMAQKNRAFVPGVLVITQGTAVDFPNRDTVRHHVYSFSPAKTFELKLYIDKPEQPVIFDQAGVVELGCNIHDSMLAWILVSETPVYTQTNQQGEAIFLDQIPEHYEIDVWHASLPYGSPFVTSSVTVDAEPISLRITMPDSGGRL; encoded by the coding sequence TTGTACAAAAGACAATGGTGGTTATCGCTGCTTTGCTTCGCAGTTGGTGTTGCACAAGCTGCTGAGATTCGGGTAGAAGTGCAAAATGCGACTGGTGAGCCGTTAGAAAACGCGGTGGTCTTTCTCAAATCAGAACGATTAAAGAGCCAGCTAAAACCGTTGAGCAACATCGAAATGGCACAGAAAAATCGTGCGTTTGTGCCCGGAGTGCTTGTCATTACCCAAGGAACTGCGGTTGATTTTCCCAATCGCGACACAGTCCGCCACCATGTTTACTCTTTTTCGCCAGCAAAAACATTTGAACTCAAGCTCTACATCGACAAACCAGAACAGCCCGTTATCTTCGACCAAGCAGGCGTAGTTGAACTCGGTTGTAACATCCATGACAGCATGCTGGCTTGGATATTGGTATCAGAAACGCCAGTCTATACACAAACCAATCAACAAGGTGAGGCTATTTTTCTCGATCAAATTCCAGAGCACTATGAGATTGATGTGTGGCATGCCAGCCTACCATATGGCTCACCGTTTGTGACTTCAAGCGTGACCGTCGATGCAGAGCCCATTTCACTTCGTATTACCATGCCAGATTCTGGAGGGAGATTGTGA